The following proteins are encoded in a genomic region of Verrucomicrobiaceae bacterium:
- a CDS encoding putative 2-dehydropantoate 2-reductase, which yields MDTLPTSPRIAVVGSGAVGGYYGARLAQHGHEVHFLLRSDYAAVQRDGLRVQSHEGDFILPQVHCHRETSEIGPCDLVIVALKATANDLLLDLLPPLLREDTLILTLQNGLGSDDFLAQHFGSERVLGGLCFVCINRTAPGVIVHLAQGHIALGEHAEAPLERTRALAALLKGAGISCSVEQQLRTARWKKLVWNIPFNGLSIAAGGVDTAAILADTALEQRVRELMAEIIETATQLGHAMPAGLIENMIERTRTMAGYKPSSLIDFQAGREVEIDAIWAEPIRRAEQAGLRMPRVAALLAEIRQKVAAAAA from the coding sequence TTGGACACGTTACCCACATCACCCCGCATCGCAGTCGTCGGCTCTGGAGCCGTGGGGGGGTATTATGGGGCTCGATTGGCACAGCATGGGCATGAGGTGCATTTTTTGCTGCGCTCGGATTATGCGGCGGTGCAGCGCGATGGACTGCGGGTGCAGAGCCATGAGGGGGATTTCATCTTGCCGCAGGTGCATTGTCACCGGGAGACGAGCGAGATCGGCCCCTGTGATCTGGTGATCGTGGCGCTGAAGGCCACGGCCAATGATCTGCTGCTCGATCTGCTGCCACCGCTGCTCCGTGAGGACACGCTGATCCTGACGCTCCAAAATGGCCTGGGCAGTGATGACTTCCTCGCACAGCACTTTGGTAGTGAGCGTGTGCTGGGTGGGCTGTGCTTCGTGTGCATCAATCGCACGGCTCCAGGGGTGATCGTGCATCTGGCGCAGGGGCATATCGCCCTGGGGGAGCATGCAGAGGCCCCGCTGGAGCGTACGCGGGCGCTGGCCGCGCTGCTGAAAGGCGCTGGCATCTCCTGTAGCGTGGAGCAGCAGCTACGAACGGCGCGGTGGAAGAAGCTGGTCTGGAACATCCCTTTCAATGGCCTGTCCATCGCCGCAGGCGGTGTCGATACAGCCGCTATCCTGGCGGATACCGCGCTGGAGCAGCGTGTGCGTGAGCTGATGGCCGAGATCATCGAAACAGCGACGCAGCTCGGCCACGCGATGCCTGCGGGCCTGATCGAAAACATGATCGAGCGCACTCGGACCATGGCTGGCTATAAGCCGAGTAGCCTGATCGACTTCCAAGCCGGTCGCGAGGTGGAGATCGACGCGATCTGGGCGGAGCCCATCCGGCGAGCCGAGCAAGCAGGGCTGCGCATGCCGCGTGTGGCAGCGCTACTGGCCGAGATCCGTCAAAAAGTGGCCGCAGCAGCTGCGTGA
- a CDS encoding DUF1501 domain-containing protein, producing the protein MKSPPIKPCIDPLQSPTPPPLSPHPFHRRTLLQRFGLGLGGIALNEMLAQESLGAAAAAVDRGVLGSTHHFARAKRIIYLFMSGGPSHLDLFDHKPLLNQRHGEQLPDSVRGGQRLTGMSGNQSSIPMVGSPFKFTQHGQAGATFSELLPHTASIADEMCVVRSMYTESINHGPGVTFFQTGSQIAGRPSMGAWLSYGLGAENANLPSFVVLITKGKGGQPLGAHLWGSGFLPTKHQGVLFRAAKDPVLYLGNPDGVDEKSRRMMLDRLKELHQHQLAGTPDAEIANRIDHYEMAYRMQSSIPEATGIQDEPQHILDSYGPDVKTPGTFAANCLQARRLAERGVRFIQLYHQDWDHHGGLPGALPRLCKETDQPAAALVKDLKQRGLLDDTLVVWGGEFGRTNYCQGKISANFGRDHHPRCFSAWMAGGGIKAGSVYGETDDFGYNVARDGLHIHDFHATLMHLLGIDHERLTYKFQGRRYRLTDVHGHLVKGVLA; encoded by the coding sequence ATGAAAAGCCCACCGATCAAGCCTTGTATTGATCCACTGCAATCTCCAACGCCTCCGCCCTTGTCCCCACATCCCTTCCATCGCCGCACTTTGCTCCAACGCTTCGGACTCGGTCTGGGCGGGATCGCCTTGAATGAAATGCTCGCTCAGGAGAGCCTCGGAGCCGCCGCAGCGGCAGTCGATCGTGGGGTGCTGGGTAGCACGCATCATTTCGCGAGGGCGAAGCGCATCATCTACCTCTTCATGTCCGGCGGGCCTTCGCATCTGGACCTCTTCGATCACAAGCCGCTGCTCAATCAGCGCCACGGCGAGCAGCTCCCCGATAGCGTGCGCGGTGGGCAGCGCCTCACGGGCATGTCGGGCAATCAATCGTCGATCCCGATGGTGGGCTCGCCTTTCAAATTCACCCAGCACGGGCAGGCAGGCGCTACCTTCAGCGAGCTGCTCCCACACACCGCAAGCATCGCGGATGAGATGTGCGTCGTGCGGTCGATGTACACGGAAAGCATCAATCACGGCCCTGGAGTGACTTTTTTCCAAACAGGCTCCCAGATCGCCGGCAGGCCCAGCATGGGCGCGTGGCTCAGCTACGGCCTAGGGGCAGAAAATGCCAATTTGCCGTCTTTTGTCGTCCTGATCACCAAAGGCAAAGGTGGGCAGCCATTGGGCGCTCATCTGTGGGGAAGCGGCTTTTTGCCCACGAAGCATCAAGGCGTGCTTTTTCGTGCTGCGAAGGACCCCGTGCTCTATCTGGGCAATCCAGACGGCGTGGACGAAAAAAGCCGCCGCATGATGCTGGATCGGCTCAAAGAGCTGCATCAGCACCAGCTCGCAGGCACGCCTGATGCCGAGATCGCAAACCGCATCGACCATTATGAAATGGCCTACCGCATGCAGAGCAGCATCCCAGAGGCCACCGGCATCCAGGATGAGCCGCAGCACATCCTCGACAGCTATGGCCCAGATGTGAAGACGCCGGGCACCTTCGCGGCGAACTGCCTGCAAGCACGGCGGCTCGCAGAGCGCGGTGTGCGCTTCATCCAGCTCTATCATCAGGACTGGGATCATCACGGTGGGCTGCCAGGAGCACTACCCCGGCTCTGCAAAGAGACCGATCAGCCCGCCGCTGCGCTGGTGAAGGATCTGAAGCAGCGCGGCCTGCTGGATGACACGCTCGTCGTCTGGGGTGGTGAATTCGGCCGCACGAATTACTGCCAGGGAAAAATCAGTGCCAACTTCGGGCGTGATCATCATCCGCGCTGTTTCAGTGCCTGGATGGCCGGTGGCGGCATCAAGGCCGGCAGCGTGTATGGCGAGACAGACGACTTCGGCTACAACGTGGCCCGCGATGGCCTGCACATCCACGATTTCCACGCCACGCTGATGCACCTGCTCGGCATCGACCACGAGCGGCTCACCTACAAGTTCCAAGGCCGCCGCTATCGCCTCACCGATGTGCACGGGCATCTCGTGAAAGGAGTATTGGCTTAA
- a CDS encoding M23 family metallopeptidase, with the protein MAFIRVLAILFSLLLVGAAAVFWWWRSHGVTSSIMQMVEAPADPAFYRLTPQEVVTLPLAVRFDMPMGSQHGALTYNARAFRISRHLGDDLNGIGGENSDLGDAVYAAGDGRVVYTGMPGSGWGKMIIVAHRLPAGDELGPVVQTMYAHLQDMSVKPGQLVRRGEPIGHVGTAEGAYLAHLHFEVRTGPYINPAEGYADTPLNRVSPEKFIAQRRGAGATSLSPAPAWME; encoded by the coding sequence ATGGCCTTCATCCGCGTTCTCGCCATTCTTTTTAGCCTGCTGCTGGTGGGCGCTGCCGCCGTGTTCTGGTGGTGGCGCTCGCATGGTGTCACCAGCAGCATCATGCAGATGGTGGAGGCTCCAGCAGACCCGGCCTTTTACCGGCTGACGCCGCAGGAGGTGGTGACGCTACCGCTGGCCGTGCGCTTTGACATGCCCATGGGCTCCCAGCACGGAGCGCTGACTTACAATGCGCGGGCCTTCCGCATCTCGCGGCATTTGGGGGATGATCTCAATGGCATCGGCGGTGAGAATTCCGACCTCGGTGACGCCGTCTATGCCGCTGGTGATGGCCGCGTGGTGTACACCGGCATGCCGGGCTCGGGTTGGGGGAAAATGATCATCGTGGCGCATCGCTTGCCTGCGGGGGATGAGCTAGGCCCCGTGGTGCAGACGATGTATGCGCATTTGCAGGACATGAGCGTGAAACCTGGCCAGCTCGTGCGCCGTGGCGAGCCCATTGGCCACGTGGGCACGGCGGAGGGTGCCTATCTGGCCCATCTGCACTTTGAGGTCCGCACCGGCCCCTACATCAATCCCGCCGAAGGCTACGCCGACACACCGCTCAATCGCGTGTCGCCAGAAAAATTCATCGCCCAGCGCCGTGGTGCTGGTGCGACGAGCCTGAGCCCCGCGCCAGCATGGATGGAATGA